One region of Candidatus Omnitrophota bacterium genomic DNA includes:
- the waaF gene encoding lipopolysaccharide heptosyltransferase II, with product MNKRILIINPFGIGDVIFSTPLIEALRKSFPDSFIAYICNKRAAELLRTDPNLNKVFVYERDEHRDVWERSKAEYFKEMFSALAELRKQRFDVLIDLSLAYQYNLFAMIAGIKKRIGFNYKGRGRFLTDRIDIDGFNEKHVVDYYLAVLKFLSIDAAKNKTSVKIYASQPSLEAADTVLNNLDIKKEDFLIGMVPGCGASWGADASRRRWDKNNFALLANRLIEKYNAKIILFGDKKEVDICDNILNVSKNKIINYCGKTSLPELAGLMSRCRLVISNDGGPLHMAVGLGVNTVSIFGPVDEKIYGPYSSVGKHIVVCKKDLTCRPCYKKFRYKKCEDRICLGGISIDDVFNAAEKILKK from the coding sequence ATGAACAAGAGGATCCTTATCATAAATCCTTTCGGTATAGGCGATGTAATATTTTCTACTCCGCTTATCGAAGCGCTACGCAAAAGCTTCCCGGATAGTTTTATCGCGTATATCTGCAATAAAAGAGCCGCGGAACTTTTGAGGACAGATCCTAATTTAAATAAGGTATTCGTGTATGAAAGAGACGAACATAGAGATGTGTGGGAACGCTCAAAGGCCGAATACTTCAAGGAAATGTTTTCAGCATTGGCGGAGCTCAGGAAGCAGAGGTTTGACGTGCTCATAGATCTTTCTCTGGCGTATCAATATAACCTTTTCGCCATGATTGCCGGGATAAAAAAAAGAATCGGATTTAACTATAAAGGCAGGGGAAGATTTCTTACGGACAGGATCGACATAGACGGTTTCAATGAGAAACACGTCGTTGATTATTACCTCGCGGTATTAAAATTTTTAAGTATCGATGCGGCGAAAAATAAAACATCCGTTAAAATATACGCTTCTCAGCCATCGCTTGAGGCCGCGGACACGGTTTTAAATAATTTAGATATCAAAAAGGAAGACTTTTTAATAGGCATGGTGCCGGGATGCGGGGCGAGCTGGGGGGCGGATGCTTCCCGCAGAAGGTGGGATAAAAATAATTTCGCTCTTTTGGCGAACAGGCTTATAGAAAAATACAACGCTAAGATTATTTTATTCGGCGATAAAAAAGAGGTCGATATATGCGACAATATTTTAAACGTATCTAAAAATAAAATTATAAATTACTGCGGCAAAACTTCACTGCCGGAATTAGCGGGACTCATGTCCAGATGCCGCCTTGTGATAAGCAATGACGGAGGGCCGCTTCATATGGCGGTAGGGCTGGGGGTAAATACTGTATCAATATTCGGGCCTGTGGATGAAAAAATTTACGGCCCATATTCCAGCGTAGGAAAACACATAGTCGTATGCAAAAAAGATCTTACCTGCAGGCCGTGTTATAAAAAATTCAGGTATAAAAAGTGCGAAGACCGTATTTGCCTGGGCGGGATTTCAATAGACGATGTTTTTAACGCGGCGGAGAAGATATTAAAAAAATGA
- a CDS encoding glycosyltransferase family 2 protein: MKCDIIIPVWNQPETTRECIEALIGNTRYPYRLILIDNGSAAETRNYLEDLKKAGTPEVLLIRNEENLGYVKAVNQGLKASSAPYVCLMNNDTVPGDGWLERLVEFAEAHKEIGLMNPLCDGHAHNVKRTVDEYAREVAENAGRYMEMNQCFGFCTIIKREVIDKIGYLDEVFGVGGYDDTDYSMRAGKAGYFCASVHSAYVYHKQHVSFKALGVRDSATAKGRQEYLKKWPRHLRVGAAFFISDGTKDQYVEDMLSGVLAMARDWCWVNLWIYGDEARNKQRVDSAVRRIDMPLHQNIKFNFMPDRFSAAQTLVRLIERSFGTKRRKKYDAVFVNNDGIGRLLKTFYRIHTAKIIPVKPGMAYKDEIALLR, translated from the coding sequence ATGAAGTGCGACATCATAATACCCGTCTGGAACCAGCCGGAAACGACCAGGGAATGCATTGAAGCGCTTATCGGAAATACGCGCTATCCTTACCGGCTCATATTGATAGACAACGGAAGCGCCGCCGAAACGAGGAATTATCTGGAAGACCTGAAAAAGGCGGGAACTCCGGAGGTTCTGCTTATACGAAACGAGGAAAATCTCGGATACGTAAAAGCCGTGAACCAGGGCCTGAAGGCCTCATCCGCGCCGTACGTCTGCCTTATGAACAACGATACCGTGCCCGGAGACGGATGGCTCGAGAGGTTGGTGGAATTTGCCGAGGCGCACAAAGAGATAGGCCTTATGAACCCTTTGTGCGACGGTCACGCGCATAATGTTAAAAGAACCGTTGATGAATACGCCCGCGAAGTGGCGGAAAACGCCGGACGGTACATGGAGATGAACCAGTGCTTCGGGTTTTGTACGATTATTAAGCGGGAAGTTATCGATAAAATAGGTTACCTGGATGAAGTTTTCGGCGTAGGCGGTTACGACGATACCGATTATTCTATGAGAGCCGGCAAAGCCGGTTATTTTTGCGCCTCAGTTCACTCCGCTTATGTTTACCATAAACAGCACGTTTCATTTAAGGCGTTAGGGGTTAGAGACAGCGCTACCGCGAAGGGCCGGCAGGAGTATTTAAAAAAATGGCCCCGGCATCTCAGGGTTGGCGCGGCATTTTTTATCTCCGACGGGACAAAAGATCAATATGTCGAAGATATGCTTTCAGGCGTCCTTGCTATGGCGAGAGATTGGTGCTGGGTGAACCTGTGGATATACGGCGATGAAGCGCGAAATAAGCAGAGAGTGGATTCTGCCGTCCGCAGGATAGATATGCCGCTCCACCAGAATATAAAGTTTAATTTTATGCCGGACAGGTTTTCAGCCGCGCAGACACTCGTAAGGCTTATCGAGCGCTCATTCGGGACCAAGAGGCGGAAAAAATACGACGCTGTATTTGTAAATAATGACGGCATAGGGCGTCTTTTAAAAACTTTCTATCGGATACATACGGCTAAAATAATTCCGGTTAAGCCGGGGATGGCGTATAAGGACGAAATCGCTTTACTTCGCTGA